The sequence TACATTTTACTTCAACTTGTGGTCAATTCAATCGTTAAATTAAACTCTCAATTCTTCCAAATGTATCATTACATTTATAAGATGAAACCATTTAATTTTCTACCTCCAGACCCCTATCCCTTCGGGATGTTAACGCCGGGGAGAAATTGGAGCAGCGGAAGTGAATACAGGTTTGGGTTTAACGGCAAAGAGAGCGATTCAGAAACGTATGGTGAAGGAAATATTTATGATTATGGTTTTAGGATTTATAATCCACGTTTAGGAAAGTTTTTGAGTGTTGATCCTCTGGATAGAGTCTATGTATGGCTATCACCTTATGCATTTGCTGACAATAGCCCAATAGCTTATACTGACTTAGATGGTCTTGAACGATATTATTCTGCCAAAGGAATTTATGCTGGGCCAATTGGAAATTCTACCGAATTAAGAGTGCTTTCTGACGAAGGAATGAACGAATTTAAAAACTATCAAAATGGCATTTGTGACCCTAATTACTTGTTTGATTATGAGAGTTATTCGTATCATTCAGCAGATCAAGAGGTACAAACCTCTATTTCGAAAACAATTTATCAAGATTTAGGTAAAGGAGCTATTGCTAAAAAAATATTCAAGCCGATAAATTTTCCAAAAAATCCACCAGTAATGGAAACAGATCGAAATGACAAATCAGGAACAATTACTGTTTACTCTCAGAAACAATTTGCCGGAGAATATTTAAATGACAATTATTATAACTAACTCGCCACTTTTAACCATGAAAACCAACATGTAGCCAACATTCAATCGAGTAAAAGCCCTGGAATCGATGGATTCACCCATTTTGATATAGGTATGAATATGGTTAAAAATAGTGGAGTTTTTGGCCAAACTACTCAAGGTTTTCAGACTTATACATTTAATAGAAATCTACATGGATACCTACAGGAGCAAAGTAATTATTTGTCTCAACGATTATTTAATAGTGATGACCCACTAAAAGAATATAAAAATTCTGAGTATCAGTATTATTATAAAAAATATATTAATAATGTGGATGAATTTAATAAAAACTCAAGCGGAATTAAAATAAAAGCCCATGATAAGCTAATATTAGCAAATCAAATTATAGAAGATAGAAAATGAAGATATTTTATACCTTTCTTATAATAATTTTTTTAGGGTGCACCCAATATTCTAGAATTATTCCAGAAATTACCAACTTAGAAATTATAAAGATTGATCGGAATAAGTATGATTGTATGGAATGTTTAATTAAAATTAATTTACAAGTTTATAACGGCACAAGTATGGACTTGCTCTATTGTAAAATGCCTTTATCGAATATTTGTACTAGAACTCCAAAAGTGATGATTTTACGCTTGTTTTGGATACTGCCAAAATACCTCCCTTCGCTTGGGATTTTCACTTTAAGGATGCAAGGGAATTGCCACTTTTTTATTATGACTTAGTTGATACTTGTAGGGTTTGTAATGATAGTATAAATATATTTTGGAAGTCCTCTTCTAAAAATAATATTGATTTATATTTAAGTACACTAGCATTTTGCTCTGATACAAATGTTATGAGGAATTTTATCAATATTTGGCGGATTCTGATTTTTATATAAGATTTAATAATCCTATAGATAATAAAATAATATATGCAAGGAAATCAGACAATTTTTTATATAATATTATTCAAGCACAATAGGAATTGTCGGGAATATATAGAAGCACATTTCAGAATGTTTCAAAAAGCAATTAAAAATTAACAATAATCTCAATACAAATATTGTATTTCATTAATTCAATTCAGTGAAAATACTATTAAATATCAAAGCCTCACATCACTATCCCTTCGGGATGTTAACGCCGGGAAGAAATTGGAGTGCGGGAAATGAATACAGGTTTGGGTTTTCCGGAATGGAGCAGGATAATGAATTACATGGAAATGGAAACAGCTATGATTTTAATTTTAGAATTTATGATTCAAGAGTAGGTAGATTTTTATCTACTGACCCTTTAGAAAAAGAATTCGCATGGAATAGCACCTATGCTTATGCAATGAATAGAGTAATTGATGGTGTTGATTTAGAAGGTTCTGAATATGTAGATGGTGATGAATCAAGAGTTTCAATCGTTGATGGGATTATCAAACTCAAGCTTGAAAACATGACGGGCCCTATAGAAATGTGGTATATCAAATGAGGCACATGGAAATGATCCAGGAGTAATTTTAGAAGTGCTTGACGTAACAATTACAGATGCTACAAATGCTTATAATCAACCATCAATTGTCTATCATACAAAAACAGAACAAATAGATAGGCAAGGGAATAAAAAAATTCTATTGATAACACCCAGTCTAAAACGTCAGCTGTTACTTATATAATCACTTCTAACAAAGCGCTCAGTCGAGCAAATGCAGCAATTGCAGTTTTAGGCTATGCAGAAGACTATCTTAATGGAAAAGCGCAGGCTATGATAGATGAGGATAATAATCTAATAAATCAGCATACAAAATTTGCTCATCAGGCTTTAAATGCTGTTAATAAAGCCTCAGGTGATGGAGGTTATATAGAAAACAACTTTATGTCTGGCAAAGAAACAGGTACTCATTTGAGCAATATAGCTAATTTTATTTTAAGTGGAACTGTTGGATATAGTGATGAATCAATAGCACAAGATGCAGGTTTTTCAAATGTAAGTGATTATAATAAAGCAATTAAAGACACTGCCATTCCAATTATGAAAAACATATCTAATAATTACAAAGAGTTTGGTACATATAAAACGGAATTTACTGGTGGCGGAGGTCTTGATGGCTTTAAGGGAAATGAGGTGCCAGTGTTCCAATCATTAAAAACAGAAGATAATAAATAATTAATTTCTACGTGAAATATAATATTCTTTTATTGCTATTAGGTGCATTTAGTATTTTATCTTGCAATGAATGCACAGATTCTTTTGCTTATGAATTCATTCAGGATGATATGAAAGCGGGAATTTTAAATCCTCAAACCGTTATTTTTTTACCATTGGATAGTGTCGTAATAATCAAAGAAAATAAAGATATTTCAATTTCCTCAAGATATGTTCAAGTATCAAAATGGGCAATTGACTCAACAGATTTCATTTACAAAGTGAAATGCTTAGGGCGTGGTGAATGGGAAATATTAGAAAAAGAAACTACAAGCCGGTTTTATAAAATAAAAGGGACACAATATCAAATACAATAGATGATTTTTTTCGGATTCAGAATAACAATAGTCTTTATAAATTTAAAGAGTAATTAGAAAATTAAAAGTATATGTTTATTCAAAGTAAAATAACACAAGGTTAAAACGGTTTTGTTTATATTTTTATTTGTATTAATTTTGTTTGAACCCAGCTGGAACAAAGACCCTCTAGGGCTTTGTTATTTCTGATTTTGTTTTTATTTTCTCTTAAACTCATATCGCTCTCCTCCTTCTTCTCCCTTCCATAAAAAAAGATTGCGCCAAGGTGGTTTATTTTCCAGAAAATTACTTCCAGAGATTAATAATGAGTGACCGTATCTATAATGTCGATTGGAAGTTTCAGTAAAATCTAAATCAACTTTCCAAGGAATTTGGTCCCATGATTTTCGCTCTTTTTCAATTGTCCATTTTCCATTACCCCCAAACTTTTCCCCTTCATACTCATCATGAAAAAATAATTCAGCAGGTATTGATGTGGCTGTAAATGTTCCGTCGTCTTTAAGAATTAACTGAGCACCATCAGCGTTAAACCATATTCCTGTTATTTCATTCTTTGCAGGAACCGAACCCCACAGCCAATAAACAGAAACGGGAATAAGATTATCAGACATGTCACTGGTTGTTTCATTTCATATTGATTGTTTCTGTCCATTTAAAATCCTGATAAGTTTCTGACATAGGACCTACTTGCAAATAATTATTTAATGGAGTGCCGATGTATTTGCTCCACCACTGTGTATAACCAATAAGAGGCGGATGTGTTGCTGAACTTATAGATGACCGGTTTGAAACCATGAACTCTACTGTTGCCACTTTCTTCTCAACATCAACCGCTGTTACTTTATATGTCAAAGAGAAAGAACCCAAATAAGTTACTGCAAGATTTCCTGTTTGTCCTGCTGTAGCCAGTGTTGAATAATCTCTCATATACTTGGGAACACCTTCAAGTCCTCCTAAGTTATAGTCATTGTTATCTTCCAATTTACCTCCTGTAGCAATACGATTTGCTATCAATTTTCTTGTTTCCTCAATATGCTCATGTGTTTTAAGTAATTCAGTGAAAGGGTCACCATTAAAAAAGTGATGCTCTAATGGTCCCTGTCCAGTTAGCCACTCTTGACCCACTTGAAACGGAGTAGCATTATCATAAGCTTTTCTATTTACACCATCATGCCATTCAGCTCCCGGACCTTCTTTGGGTATTGTATTAAAGCCCCATTCTTTTGCTACTTGATAAACATCCGGAGTTTCTGCTAAGTCATGATTTCTTGAATATCTCCGTGCTGCTCTCTCTGCTCTTTTTTCTGACCCATAAAGACCGAAGGGGTCATTATAAAGTATTGGATTATTATTAAAAGTGGAGTAACTGGATTGCCATGAGAAAGGAACAGGGTCAAGATTCCACCTTCTGCCCAATCGTGGATCATACTGCCAAAATTCCGCAGTATAACTA is a genomic window of Bacteroidota bacterium containing:
- a CDS encoding RHS repeat-associated core domain-containing protein, which gives rise to MKPFNFLPPDPYPFGMLTPGRNWSSGSEYRFGFNGKESDSETYGEGNIYDYGFRIYNPRLGKFLSVDPLDRVYVWLSPYAFADNSPIAYTDLDGLERYYSAKGIYAGPIGNSTELRVLSDEGMNEFKNYQNGICDPNYLFDYESYSYHSADQEVQTSISKTIYQDLGKGAIAKKIFKPINFPKNPPVMETDRNDKSGTITVYSQKQFAGEYLNDNYYN